A single genomic interval of Celeribacter indicus harbors:
- a CDS encoding AAA family ATPase has product MHKRFFVITGGPGSGKTTLVAALAQRGLATMPEAGRAIIRDQSRIGGSGWHGQDRRLFAELMLGWEMRSWHEAQALEGPVVFDRGIPDVIGYLMLYEGRVPDHPLRAAELFRYNPTVFLAPPWSEIFGQDAERAQGAGEAVATAGAMERAYRAAGYEVLPLPLAPVAARADFVMERIGTGG; this is encoded by the coding sequence ATGCACAAACGGTTTTTCGTCATCACCGGCGGGCCCGGATCCGGCAAGACGACGCTCGTCGCCGCGCTGGCGCAGAGGGGCCTCGCCACGATGCCCGAGGCCGGGCGCGCGATCATCCGGGACCAGAGCCGGATCGGCGGGTCCGGCTGGCACGGGCAGGACCGGCGGCTCTTTGCGGAGCTGATGCTCGGCTGGGAGATGCGTTCCTGGCACGAGGCGCAGGCGCTGGAGGGGCCCGTGGTCTTCGACCGCGGCATTCCCGACGTGATCGGCTATCTCATGCTCTACGAGGGACGGGTGCCCGATCATCCGCTCCGCGCGGCGGAGCTGTTCCGCTACAACCCGACCGTGTTCCTTGCCCCGCCCTGGTCTGAGATCTTCGGGCAGGATGCGGAGCGGGCGCAGGGCGCCGGGGAAGCCGTCGCCACCGCCGGGGCGATGGAACGGGCCTACAGGGCGGCGGGATACGAGGTTCTGCCCCTGCCTCTGGCCCCGGTCGCGGCGCGGGCGGATTTCGTGATGGAGCGGATCGGCACGGGCGGGTGA